Part of the Nasonia vitripennis strain AsymCx chromosome PSR unlocalized genomic scaffold, Nvit_psr_1.1 chrPSR_random0011, whole genome shotgun sequence genome is shown below.
AATACACCTTTTCGTCGAAGGAGATCTATCTTTTCATCTGTAAGTCCATCTGATCGAAATTCCTTTACTGCTATTGGTACATTTTTCAGATATGATGCAAGCTTTTCCAATGATGAAGGTAGAAAACGCCAAGAATCTAtgaatctaaaactaatgttGCAGCCATCCACGTATTTtgtaaaagaaatatatttctccttattgtgaatgaaaattttttgccGACTGCGTCAGATGAACTGTGCTCGTCTAAGAGAAATTTCTCTCTTTTAAAGCTGAAATCATCATAAGAAGAGGTGGAAGATCTCGCTGCtgaggagagaggagaaagattTTCTCGGGAAGGGATGAATTTTCTTCCAATAAGGGGTACACATTTTTCCATCATCCAATCCTAGAAGATTATGAGACTAAGAGGAGGAAAATTTTCTAGAGAAgggatgaatttttttccttttaaaccaaccaaaaatcatcttttgagCCCAACAAATGAGGGCTATGCATTTGTTTTGAGTATCCATTTCTGGAAGAGTGAAAGGCGGAGTTTCATATTATAAAACGAGGATGCTGGAACCTCGCGAGATCACTTCTTGCTAAACTGTCTACAAAGCTGAAAAGATGGAAAGAACACGTGACTACGATTTGTTGTTTAGAAATACTATCCTGCAATGTAATGAAGAAAATGCTTATATCTGCGACATTCAAGGATTTCAGAGAATTGCAGacgatacttttattttcaaagaaataagtttCCTTAATTTGAGGAAAACTGCCTTACCGACCGCATATCTTTTCAAACCTCCAATGGCTTGGGAAGAACTGACAGAAGAGGAAAAATGCATGTCTCAATGGTTGGAAAAGAGTCATCATGGAATAGCGTGGAACTCTGGCGATATTCCATATCATCGTCTTTATCGAATCTTGCAGATCTGTACACAAGGAgtcgaaaaaatattcataaaggGACAACAGAAAGCCCGATgggtgaaaaatattttgccaAACATgtaagttaattattttgaatcgtTTTGATACttatctttaattttatctgATACTTTGCAGATCCATTACAAATGTTGAAGACTTGGGATGTCCACCTCTTGAAGAAATAACTAGTGAAAGCCACTACTTTTGTTTTAACCATGCTCTCTGCATTAGGAGAAAACCTATGTGCGCTATTCATAATGTTGTAGCAATAAGAGCTTGGCtgctaaattatttagaatcgacatttggtcaagatgaaatagataatatttctaaaaaaaataatgtatgtacatgtttatattggaaataaagaaaaataagataaaaaaaaactatgttTAAATTCTTTCTTAGCTCTAAAAAATCGCTACCAATTcatagctttatttttttttttaagaaagagGAATCtatattatcaataaataataattttttttataaaagaataataattattatattattaaaagaaatgtcattatttttttttttaatgaaataacgTTGAACAGAGTGGATTAAagagaaaggaagaaaaatgtatacgatattatttttatttatttataccttattctattttttcatacatcatcacaaaaaaataataaatttttttacattactttactttttttggtattttttaaattttgatacaTCGATAGGATCAACTACAAATTCTATATCGATTACTCTCGGAACATTTctttgttgctgttgttgtggctgctgctgctgctgttgttgctgatgttgttgctgctgctgttgttgttgctgctgctgttgttgctgctgcttttgttgttgctgctgctgctgttgttgctgctgctgctgcttttgttgttgctgctgctgctgctgctgctgttgctgctgttgctgctgctgctgctgttgctgctgttgttgctgcatGCCACTGCTACTGCTTTGTTTTTTCAAACTAAGCAGCCCGCGACTTGACGGCTTCtcagtttttaaatcacctaatgaaaaaaaaagattgtaaaataattaattatataaaaaaaaaatttattatgaattaaaaaaaaaaaactcaccatccaattttgtttttttttggaatGGGTTTTAAATTTCTTATGCTCCTCACCGAGTTGCATGACTCGCAACTAGATGAGGTGCTGCTACTGGAGCTCGAACTAGACTCTCGGCGGGCAGTGCTGGGTGAAGAGCTGGGTCTCGTTCGTCGGGCAGGGTTGGGCGAAGAGCTTCCTGGCCTAATCCCTTCATATAATTGCTGCATAGCAGCAAGTGGTGGCAGCGATGGCACtaacaaaaaaaaggaaaacaaattttttaaaaattattttttttttaatttttgaattatgaaaaaatgaaaataattattttcttacgtgTATTTATTGCCTCCATGGCCCAGGAGACATGCTCCAACATCATAAGTAATGTTGGAGCGTTGGCAATTAGCCAACGAATCCTATGTTGCATCGTTCTGATGCTATtcctactgctgctgctgctgctgctgctgctgctgctgctgcgacttCCCGTAGTCCTCTTGGCTGACATTTTACTGCaggttaaattttgaaacCGAAAATTGTACTGACTAACCGTAGCCTACGGTGGGCTATTTATTGCGAAAACAGCAGCTTCCCTTTCCACatcattttttctaaagtCCTGTGATTGGTGTAAAAGTTTTCTCtcctaatttttgaaaaacacaccTCCTCACAGCTATCGAGGGTGAAAAGCCTTACGATTCGTGAAAAAATTTCCCTCaccaattttgaaaaactagtGTCCACCTCCTTTTAGTACACTCCCTTTTATTTGGAATCTCGACTGTGAGAATGTGAGATTATCCTCTTCTCATAAGAAAAAATCTTGGAGAAAATCTCACTCTGAATTTATTTAGGACTTCTAAGAAAATTGATGTATATCGGTGCGAAAGGCATATATCTGTGCGTTCCCTACAAAACCCAATCGGTTATCTctgcaaatgatttttaaacagCAGTGATGTCTCTGGGAAACTTATCGCAGTCGGAAGGAAAAACACATATCGCTGGAAGCTGTATACATCTGCGTGGGATAGTTTGTATACGTATCCCAGAATTATCAACGCGAAGTTTGTATAAGGAGCATTTCTCGCATACATTCCGTAAAGTAGAGGAAAACACCTATGCGCGGGTCTTCGTCCTTATCTGCGTGAGAATCGTATTGGAAATGTGAGGGATAGTACCTATGCAATCTGTCCGCGCAGACGGGGGACTAACTTATCGCAGTCCCAGAATTATCAACGCGAAGTTTGTATAAGGAGCATTTCTCGCATACATTCCGTAAAGTAGAGGAAAACACCTATGCGCGGGTCTTCGTCCTTATCTGCGTGAGAATCGTATTGGAAATGTGAGGGATAGTACCTATGCAATCTGTCCGCGCAGACGGGGGACTAACTTATCGCAgtcgaaaggaaaaaaaaacacatgtCGCTGGAAGCTGTATACATCTGCGTGGGATAGTTTGTATACGTATCCCAGAATTATCAACGCGAAGTTTGTATAAGGAGCATTTCTCGCATACATTCCGTATAGTTGAGGAAAACACCTATGCGCGCGTCGTCGTCTCTACCTGCgcgaaggaggaggagcaTGAACCCAccactaaattttttttcgggacACGGAGAAGGGAAGATTGGGACTTATACATACTACGGTTACTGGCTCACTTTGAGAGGGGGAAGAATTCTCGGTCGGTAGGGGAGGGAAGGAGGGATCGACACTCcctctatctaaaaatacACAGCTCGGATTCTGGCTCACTTCGAGAGGGGGAAGAATTCTCGGTCGCTTGGGGAGAAAAGGGAGGGATTGACAATCCCTCCATTTAAAATACACTGCTCGGATTCTGGCTCACACTGAGAGAGGAGGGGGTGAGCCAGAATCCGCATGAGccagtatgcctatagcctatctactcaGTAAAATCTTTGATAGTTCTTCTACAATATTATCTTATTTGACcaatattattttgaatcatctttttctatatttcttatttttaagtaaatatttCTTACATGTGattcaacaatttttacaaattaaaaaaaatggtttCTCAAGGATATAGAGAATTATTACTAAATATATTTGCttcttttagaaaaaatatcatgTGATCCATACAATATATTTGCTACAATATGCTTTGCAACAATTATAAGTCATTTACTGCAATgcagtttttaaattattgaaattaaaaagatACTTGCACATTTTCCATACACTGAAAAACATTTCTTATAACCGAACAAATATTTGTTAGTTGCAATATTGTATTTAGTACAAAATACATGTTGATAaatgttattttaaatagtttgTGAATTGTTTACTTAATTGAGTTAGCcttattaaaataaagaaattatttacttgaaaaataataaatgttagTGAATGTCAGAAAAAGCCAatgatgtaaaattttttcatcaaaaaaatatttaatagttgTTACCAAAcatttacttaaaaaataatttgctttaatattttatcaccATTTGatgtttaatattaaataaatacagtAAGTAAGAAAAAGTTGAGAATGCTATAAAATgctttaaaaattcttttatttaaataatttcattttgTATTATAACGAGTTGACTAACGTGCTCTCGTTATGTCTCTCTCCTCCGAATATATATGTGAATAACTATAATTCTGCATGTACATATCCATGCAAACATGTACTATATTTCAGCAGCAAGGTAAGTGAGAGAGTTCACACTTAAGCAGCTAGCAATacggagagagccgcgcgcgtgtgtgagtgtgtcacgtgaaagagagtgagagagtggGAGAAAGCCCGCGCTGTCGCGCTGCCGCGCTCCGCGAGACAACTTTGCTTTCGGCTATTGTACGGTGCGGACTAATTTCCTAGAGAGATCCTGCGATTGCGATCCGTGTCCACGCCGGAGATCTGTACGTTATCTACGCGAATTCGTGTCTTGTCGTGTCGCCGGGTACGATCTCGTTTAATTGGGAGACCCATTTGTGAGTTCCGCACGAGTTAAGCAGCTATCGCTGCTCGCCGTCCCGCTGCACTTATCTGCACGACCAAGGTCACGAGGCACCACCTGCGCTGCCCAGCGAAAGCCCTATTGTCCGCTTACGCCATCCAGGTCGAGCCACGAGGCATCATCTGCGCCGCCCAGCGAGGGTCCCGTCACTAACTTGTGTATTCGAGAAAAGCCACGAGGCACACGTTCGAGCGAGCCAGCACGGAAGTAATTGTAAGTACCTGCTCGTTTGCTGATCTCTCTCCCGTAGTAAGCCTagctttgtctctctctcgcttgcgctGCATTTGTTCGTAGGTTTACGATTACATAAAGCATAGTTCATCTTTTATTTATCTTGTTTATTTCTCGCCTGACTCTCTACTTTCCCCGCGTTCCCTTCTCTCGAAGACGCAAACGTCATATTCGCGATTAAGCTGCGCAGCATTAAGACTCACGACGCCGCCGCGGGCACACGTGCACGAGGACGTGCACGTACAGCATACTGTGCTACGGGCCAGGCTTCGAACAGCCTTCAAGAAGCCTGCAACGAGTTGCTCATTCGGATCGTCGTCAATTCCTCTCAAATACTTTATACACGGTTTGCAAACACCGTTATATTTGGCGCCCAAACGTTTCGGGATTATAAACTGTtaaatagtaatataatagtaCTATCTAACAACTGCGTAGTtgtcgcgagcgcgagaggaatttcgagagcgagcgcgtgtGTTTACAAGTAAGGATTATACGCTCCCGAGTCGCTTCGCTAGGCGCGCGCGACCCTACGTGTTTACGTCCGTGAGAGTCAGGCAGCGGCGAAACATAAACAAAGAGCACAGTTCCAGCgctctaaaattttatcattgGAATAATTCGAGcgtgaaattttagaaatattcaAAACTCGAATTTTCGACGATACTACGGCACGGAATTCTTCGCTTCCGAGCAGCCGTATAATACGTATATTGCCGTCGCACTCGATACGATTACGGCAAGCGGCGTGCGCTACGTAGCATATGAAGacttttaataattgttacgtttattaattaataattaattacggttgaatcaaaattttgctttttgcgttgcgttttttttttatttttaggcacGTTCACGTGTATCCTCGACAAATTAATagtcaaatttaaataatttttctctttctcctactcgtaaaaatcaaagttgtttctttcgttttttctttcttattcGTAATATCGAAGAAACTTGAAAAATGGCATCAAGCTGGACTTTAGCCGACTTGACAATCTtcaaagaaaatgtaaatactAGATTGCGAGATTGGATTCAAAATTTGTCGAGTTTAGAAGTGAACAACGCGTTAAGCTATTTAGAATTACATACAAACGGTACGTTGTTCGAGCGTGCGAATAGATTGTTGAGAAGACTACACGGCAACTATACGGCCGAAGATTTCGTTCAAGAAGGTAATCTAGAAGAAGACGCAGCTAGACGAGACGATTTGTGCGTAACTTTCATACAATCGACAGCCTTTCCCACAGATTTGAGAAATGATGTCCTTGCAGTGTTGGACGCCGAAGAGGCATTAGATGAAAGTCTGCAGGGAAATGTCCAATTGCCGTCAAGCTCCCCACACGA
Proteins encoded:
- the LOC116418004 gene encoding serine/arginine repetitive matrix protein 2-like; its protein translation is MSAKRTTGSRSSSSSSSSSSSSRNSIRTMQHRIRWLIANAPTLLMMLEHVSWAMEAINTLPSLPPLAAMQQLYEGIRPGSSSPNPARRTRPSSSPSTARRESSSSSSSSTSSSCESCNSVI